From one Alphaproteobacteria bacterium genomic stretch:
- a CDS encoding winged helix-turn-helix transcriptional regulator, with the protein MSQDNVLRQLLEEIQQDPAVSQRKLASSLGLSIGSVNWHLKRCAGKGWIKLRQAPVKRYLYYLTPEGFGEKARLTAEFLRVSFDILRVGRQQYEALTALCEANGWSDVALLGDSELAELAMLVMSRSETVRAHCVLDPRSTRSRCAGLPVVTGPEQVLAQMPAGRLDALVGTHFEVRLPKRYDLDALRTALALDAQQLLIPPFIH; encoded by the coding sequence ATGTCCCAGGATAATGTGCTGCGGCAGCTGCTGGAGGAGATCCAGCAGGATCCGGCCGTCTCGCAACGCAAGCTGGCGTCCAGCCTCGGCCTGTCGATCGGCTCGGTCAACTGGCACCTGAAGCGCTGCGCCGGCAAGGGCTGGATCAAGCTGCGCCAGGCGCCGGTCAAGCGCTACCTGTACTACCTGACGCCCGAGGGCTTCGGCGAGAAGGCGCGGCTGACCGCCGAGTTCCTGCGGGTGTCGTTCGACATCCTGCGCGTCGGCCGCCAGCAGTACGAGGCGCTGACCGCGCTGTGCGAGGCCAACGGCTGGTCCGACGTCGCGCTGCTCGGCGACAGCGAGCTGGCGGAGCTGGCGATGCTGGTGATGTCGCGCAGCGAGACCGTGCGCGCCCATTGCGTGCTCGATCCCCGCTCCACGCGCAGCCGCTGCGCCGGGCTGCCGGTCGTGACCGGGCCGGAGCAGGTGCTGGCGCAGATGCCCGCCGGCCGGCTTGATGCGCTGGTCGGCACCCATTTCGAGGTGCGGCTGCCGAAGCGCTACGACCTCGACGCGCTGCGCACGGCTCTGGCGCTCGACGCGCAGCAGCTGCTCATCCCCCCCTTCATCCACTAG
- a CDS encoding DsbA family protein yields MIRTLASLLLAAAALAAPPAASATEFDREAVIGYLLDNPDVILEAIDRYEGAQKVAAHRDALFATAGDPVGGNPDGRIVLVEFSDYNCPYCRAMLPALKRLMAEEPELRLVYKEMPILAPESWYAAQVALTANEQGLYGEFHEAMFGVGARNRELVDTIAELVGVDVAAGGPLTRFDPQINANLGLGQDLGTDGTPTFVIGSRILVGDVGYDTLKAAIEAERARLGL; encoded by the coding sequence ATGATTCGCACCCTTGCCAGCCTTTTACTGGCGGCCGCGGCGCTCGCCGCGCCGCCGGCCGCCAGCGCCACCGAGTTCGACCGCGAGGCGGTCATCGGCTATCTGCTCGACAACCCGGACGTGATCCTGGAGGCGATCGACCGCTACGAGGGCGCGCAGAAGGTGGCGGCGCACCGCGACGCGCTGTTCGCGACGGCGGGCGACCCGGTCGGCGGCAATCCCGACGGCCGCATCGTGCTGGTCGAGTTCTCGGACTACAACTGTCCCTATTGCCGGGCGATGCTGCCGGCGCTGAAGCGGCTGATGGCCGAGGAGCCGGAGCTGCGGCTGGTCTACAAGGAGATGCCGATCCTGGCGCCGGAGAGTTGGTATGCGGCCCAGGTGGCGCTGACCGCCAATGAGCAGGGCCTGTACGGCGAATTCCACGAGGCGATGTTCGGCGTCGGCGCCCGCAACCGGGAGCTGGTCGACACCATCGCCGAACTGGTCGGCGTCGACGTCGCGGCCGGCGGGCCGCTCACCCGCTTCGACCCGCAGATCAACGCCAACCTCGGGCTCGGCCAGGACCTCGGCACCGACGGCACGCCGACCTTCGTGATCGGAAGCCGCATCCTGGTCGGCGACGTCGGCTACGACACGCTGAAGGCGGCGATCGAAGCCGAGCGGGCGCGCCTGGGCCTTTAG
- a CDS encoding transcriptional activator RfaH, with translation MWLAVNTHANAEDTAISNLERQAYACYCPKVAVQRRHARKVETVRRPFFPGYVFVDVASRDGIWRPIMSTVGVRAVVRFGERLGIVPAGLVETLRAREAEGDLRAHGVRDRFRLGQEVRFDGTAFHDLVGRIVAIDPRDRIWVLLDLLQRTVKVAALPQHLVAA, from the coding sequence ATGTGGCTTGCCGTCAACACCCATGCCAACGCGGAGGACACCGCCATCAGCAACCTGGAGCGGCAGGCCTATGCCTGCTATTGCCCCAAGGTTGCAGTGCAGCGTCGCCACGCCCGCAAGGTCGAGACGGTGCGACGGCCGTTCTTCCCCGGCTATGTCTTCGTCGACGTCGCCAGCCGCGACGGGATCTGGCGGCCGATCATGTCGACCGTCGGCGTGCGTGCGGTGGTGCGCTTCGGCGAGCGGCTGGGCATCGTGCCGGCCGGCCTGGTCGAGACGTTGCGCGCGCGCGAGGCCGAGGGCGACCTGCGCGCCCACGGCGTGCGCGACCGGTTCCGGCTGGGCCAGGAGGTGCGCTTCGACGGCACCGCCTTCCACGACCTGGTCGGCCGGATCGTCGCCATCGACCCGCGCGACCGCATCTGGGTGCTGCTCGACCTGCTGCAGCGCACCGTGAAGGTGGCGGCGCTGCCGCAACATCTGGTCGCGGCCTGA
- a CDS encoding catalase yields MASTAGRGGKSGAGGKAAGKVGEGGEIHQTAGRDVPALTTQQGVPVADDQNSLKAGGRGPTLLEDFHLREKLFHFDHERIPERVVHARGYGAHGYFETTRALADITAADIFQRKGERTPAFVRFSTVAGSKGSPDLARDVRGFAVKLYTRQGNWDIVGNNIPVFFIQDAIKFPDLIHAAKAEPDRGFPQAQTAHDNFWDFISLTPEAMHMVMWIMSDRTIPRSLRFMEGFGVHTFRLVNAKGRSTFVKFHWKPKQGMQSVVWDEAVKINGADPDFHRRDMWDAIGAGDFPEWELGLQLFDDDAAERFGFDVLDPTKLIPEEEVPIRIVGRLVLDRVVDNFFAETEQVAFCTQNIVPGIDFTDDPLLQGRNFSYLDTQLKRLGSPNFTHIPVNAPKCPMHSFQQDGHMAMANPQGRANYEPNSWGGAEGGPREDPNTGFRSFEAAVTGPRRRVRSETFADHYSQARQFYRSQTALEQAHIADALVFELSKVKTVAIRARMVGHLRVIDETLARRVCDGLRLDAMPAAARPARAVVDLPESPALSILRNAAGSFGGRKLGILATDGADGALLAALRAAAADAGATVAMVVPQVGGIEAADGSRIAGDEKIGGGPSVLFDAVAIVPSADGARQLADDPAACQFVADAHAHLKFIGYGAAAGPLLEKSGVADALDDGCLRLTGAADAQKFLKLCRELRYWARADG; encoded by the coding sequence ATGGCATCGACGGCCGGACGGGGCGGCAAATCCGGGGCTGGAGGCAAGGCGGCGGGCAAGGTCGGAGAAGGCGGCGAGATCCACCAGACCGCCGGCCGCGACGTACCGGCGCTGACGACGCAGCAGGGCGTGCCGGTCGCGGACGACCAGAACTCGCTGAAGGCCGGCGGGCGCGGCCCGACCCTGCTGGAAGACTTCCACCTGCGCGAGAAGCTGTTCCACTTCGACCACGAGCGCATCCCCGAGCGGGTGGTGCACGCCCGCGGCTATGGCGCGCACGGCTATTTCGAGACCACCCGGGCGTTGGCCGACATCACCGCCGCGGACATCTTCCAGCGCAAGGGCGAACGCACGCCCGCCTTCGTGCGCTTCTCCACCGTCGCCGGCAGCAAGGGCTCACCCGACCTGGCCCGCGACGTGCGCGGCTTCGCGGTCAAGCTGTACACGCGGCAGGGCAACTGGGACATCGTCGGCAACAACATCCCGGTATTCTTCATCCAGGACGCGATCAAGTTCCCCGACCTGATCCACGCCGCCAAGGCGGAGCCCGACCGCGGCTTTCCGCAGGCGCAGACCGCGCACGACAATTTCTGGGACTTCATCTCGCTGACGCCCGAGGCGATGCACATGGTGATGTGGATCATGTCCGACCGGACGATCCCCCGCTCGCTGCGGTTCATGGAGGGCTTCGGCGTCCACACATTCCGGCTGGTCAACGCCAAGGGCAGGTCGACCTTCGTCAAGTTCCACTGGAAGCCGAAGCAGGGCATGCAGTCGGTGGTGTGGGACGAGGCGGTCAAGATCAACGGCGCCGACCCCGACTTCCATCGCCGCGACATGTGGGATGCGATCGGCGCGGGCGACTTCCCCGAGTGGGAGCTGGGCCTGCAGCTGTTCGACGACGACGCCGCCGAGCGGTTCGGGTTCGACGTCCTCGACCCGACCAAGCTGATCCCGGAGGAGGAGGTGCCGATCCGCATCGTCGGCCGGCTGGTGCTCGACCGCGTCGTCGACAACTTCTTCGCCGAAACCGAGCAGGTCGCCTTCTGCACCCAGAACATCGTGCCCGGCATCGACTTCACCGACGACCCGCTGCTGCAGGGACGCAACTTCTCCTATCTCGACACGCAGCTGAAGCGCTTGGGCAGCCCGAACTTCACCCACATTCCGGTCAACGCGCCGAAATGCCCGATGCACAGCTTCCAGCAGGACGGGCACATGGCGATGGCCAACCCGCAGGGCCGCGCGAACTACGAGCCGAACAGCTGGGGCGGCGCCGAAGGCGGGCCGCGGGAGGACCCGAACACCGGCTTCCGCTCGTTCGAGGCGGCGGTGACGGGGCCGAGGCGCCGGGTGCGGTCGGAGACCTTCGCCGACCACTACAGCCAGGCCCGCCAGTTCTACCGCAGCCAGACCGCGCTGGAGCAGGCGCACATCGCCGACGCACTGGTGTTCGAGCTGTCGAAGGTGAAGACCGTGGCCATCCGCGCCCGCATGGTCGGCCATCTGCGGGTGATCGACGAGACGCTGGCACGGCGCGTGTGCGACGGCCTGCGGCTGGACGCGATGCCGGCAGCCGCCAGGCCGGCGCGGGCCGTGGTCGACCTGCCGGAGTCGCCGGCGCTCAGCATCCTCCGGAACGCCGCGGGCAGCTTCGGCGGGCGCAAGCTCGGCATCCTGGCCACCGACGGCGCCGACGGCGCGCTGCTCGCCGCGCTGCGCGCGGCGGCGGCCGACGCCGGCGCCACCGTCGCCATGGTCGTGCCGCAGGTGGGCGGCATCGAAGCCGCCGACGGCAGCCGGATCGCCGGCGACGAGAAGATCGGCGGCGGCCCGTCGGTGCTGTTCGACGCGGTGGCGATCGTGCCTTCCGCGGATGGCGCGCGCCAGCTCGCCGACGACCCGGCGGCCTGCCAGTTCGTCGCCGACGCCCACGCTCACCTGAAGTTCATCGGCTACGGCGCGGCTGCGGGACCGCTGCTCGAGAAGTCGGGCGTGGCGGATGCGCTGGACGACGGCTGCCTGCGCCTGACCGGGGCGGCGGACGCGCAGAAGTTCCTGAAACTGTGCCGCGAGCTGCGCTACTGGGCACGGGCGGACGGCTGA